In one Paenibacillus sp. JQZ6Y-1 genomic region, the following are encoded:
- the rhaD gene encoding rhamnulose-1-phosphate aldolase, whose protein sequence is MSTLSVNEYVAQPQPLDIPFVHEMATITQCMWKSGWDERNGGNVSCILDEQEVAQYIDIHKVKRVLQPAFPIHELAGRYFIVTGSGKYFKNVLDNPAGNLGVLRVSADGAQLEVLWGLDNGAVPTSELPAHFMSHIERLRVDPQHRVVIHNHATHTLAMTFVHDLDENAFTRTLWEMCTECIVVFPDGIGMLPWMVPGSSQIGRATADKMKEHRAVIWPQHGIFGTGSCIDEAFGLIETIEKAAQIYMLIAHLPIRQKITTSELSDLAQAFGVTPRAGILNG, encoded by the coding sequence ATGAGTACATTATCGGTCAATGAATACGTAGCACAGCCTCAGCCATTGGATATTCCGTTTGTTCATGAGATGGCAACTATTACGCAGTGCATGTGGAAATCGGGTTGGGATGAACGAAATGGGGGCAATGTTAGCTGCATTCTCGATGAGCAGGAGGTAGCCCAGTATATCGATATTCACAAGGTAAAACGTGTATTACAACCAGCGTTTCCGATACATGAGCTGGCTGGGCGCTATTTCATCGTAACTGGCTCCGGTAAATACTTTAAAAATGTACTGGATAATCCCGCGGGCAACCTGGGTGTACTGCGTGTATCGGCAGATGGAGCGCAATTGGAGGTCTTGTGGGGATTGGACAATGGAGCCGTACCGACGAGTGAGTTGCCCGCGCATTTTATGAGTCATATCGAACGGTTGCGGGTTGATCCGCAGCACCGCGTCGTGATTCACAACCATGCTACCCATACATTGGCGATGACCTTTGTCCATGATCTGGACGAAAATGCCTTTACCCGCACACTTTGGGAGATGTGTACGGAATGTATCGTCGTATTTCCAGACGGGATCGGCATGCTTCCATGGATGGTGCCTGGATCGAGTCAGATTGGTCGTGCCACTGCTGACAAAATGAAAGAGCATCGCGCCGTCATCTGGCCACAGCATGGCATTTTTGGCACTGGTAGCTGTATAGATGAAGCGTTTGGTTTGATTGAAACGATTGAAAAGGCAGCTCAAATTTATATGTTGATTGCCCATCTGCCAATCCGCCAGAAAATCACGACAAGCGAGTTGAGTGATCTGGCACAGGCATTTGGTGTAACGCCGCGAGCTGGTATTTTGAACGGATAA
- a CDS encoding acyl-CoA synthetase — protein MEKHNPAKLALKWLNEAGEQAEITYGNLLEQANQLANGMQQLGLKRGDKVLVMVPRQIIAYIIYLACLKSGIVIIPSSEMLRAKDLAYRLHHSQARAVIAWSNVTAEVDKIDENLPEWAWKISVAADDSVLPANWLDLRGLMNDQSDQFAAVDTHRDDMAILAYTSGTTGNPKGVVHSHGWGYAHLRITRPWLDIREDDTVWATAAPGWQKWIWSPFLSVLGWGATGLVYNGPFQPHKYLQLLQEHRVNVLCCTPTEYRLMAKTEGLGDYDLSALRSAVSAGEPLNEEVIHTFRRHFDITIRDGYGQTESTLLIGNLTGAPVRLGAMGQSISPGLVEIIDEHGQPVPVGEVGDIAVRNDMPALFQTYYLDPQRKQQSVNGEYFVTGDRARRDEEGYFWFEGRGDDIIISSGYTIGPFEVEEALMKHQAVKECAAVASPDEIRGHIVKAFIVLRDGVEGSPELVRELQNHVKEWTAPYKYPRKIEFVSDLPKTSSGKIRRIELRDQEHNKQ, from the coding sequence ATGGAAAAACATAACCCTGCCAAGCTTGCACTAAAATGGCTGAATGAAGCCGGAGAGCAAGCCGAGATTACGTACGGTAATCTGCTAGAGCAAGCCAACCAGCTTGCCAACGGTATGCAGCAGCTTGGACTCAAGCGCGGCGACAAGGTGCTGGTCATGGTACCAAGACAGATTATTGCCTATATTATTTACCTTGCCTGTCTGAAAAGCGGCATTGTTATTATTCCATCCTCAGAAATGCTGCGCGCTAAGGATCTTGCTTATCGTCTGCACCATTCACAAGCACGCGCAGTTATCGCTTGGTCCAATGTAACTGCCGAGGTAGACAAAATCGATGAGAACCTGCCAGAATGGGCATGGAAAATCTCTGTTGCTGCCGACGATAGCGTATTACCAGCAAACTGGTTGGATCTGCGCGGCTTGATGAACGACCAATCGGATCAATTCGCCGCAGTCGATACGCATCGCGACGATATGGCGATCCTCGCCTATACATCCGGTACGACCGGTAATCCCAAAGGCGTTGTACACAGTCATGGCTGGGGATATGCTCACCTACGCATTACTCGCCCGTGGCTCGATATTCGTGAAGACGATACCGTTTGGGCAACCGCTGCACCAGGCTGGCAAAAATGGATTTGGAGCCCGTTCCTGTCCGTGCTTGGCTGGGGAGCGACTGGATTGGTCTACAATGGACCATTTCAACCGCACAAATACTTGCAGCTGCTGCAAGAGCATCGCGTGAACGTGCTTTGCTGTACACCAACCGAATATCGCTTAATGGCGAAAACAGAAGGTCTGGGCGATTACGATCTGTCAGCGCTGCGTAGTGCCGTGTCTGCTGGGGAACCGCTCAATGAAGAAGTCATTCATACCTTCCGTCGTCATTTTGATATTACAATCCGCGATGGCTATGGTCAGACGGAAAGCACACTGCTGATCGGTAATCTGACTGGTGCACCGGTTCGTCTTGGCGCTATGGGGCAATCCATCTCACCAGGGCTGGTTGAGATTATTGATGAACATGGTCAGCCAGTACCAGTTGGTGAAGTTGGAGATATTGCCGTACGTAATGACATGCCTGCACTGTTCCAAACGTATTATCTTGATCCACAGCGCAAGCAGCAAAGTGTGAATGGCGAATACTTTGTTACTGGCGACCGTGCACGCCGCGATGAAGAGGGCTACTTCTGGTTTGAAGGTCGTGGTGACGATATTATTATCAGCTCTGGCTATACGATTGGACCGTTTGAAGTAGAAGAGGCGCTGATGAAGCATCAGGCGGTGAAGGAATGTGCCGCAGTTGCCAGCCCGGACGAGATTCGCGGACATATTGTCAAAGCATTCATCGTACTGCGTGACGGAGTGGAAGGTTCGCCAGAGCTAGTACGTGAACTGCAAAACCATGTCAAAGAATGGACAGCTCCTTACAAATATCCGCGTAAAATCGAATTTGTCAGCGATTTGCCTAAAACCAGCTCTGGTAAAATTCGTCGTATTGAGCTGCGCGATCAGGAGCATAACAAGCAATAA
- a CDS encoding sensor histidine kinase, whose protein sequence is MREGLVTKWKNRRADQLTHRSSDIFKQTRGQLTRKYSLVLISFLLLFVMILYGLLYDLLIHGQQVSLRETIEQKIRTFTAYRSADSDDSLQEDMEYYLVNDMYLNGNLFVGTDGSTLMGSSDFSTTLNALVQHAQANQVPLPTQRNQHILLTGKKIGSTEKQNDPDLNNRDIHKHNDDNDEPIQMLVTADPVIVNGQMIGILYVGQDVTESYRQFYSLLLGIGITVFLFCTLAVYFSSRMAKRAMIPIAASYERQRAFTADASHELRTPLSVLLSSIETIQMEEEVTSNPFINRVVQNMKHEVQRMTQLSSSLLMLARSDSGHIQLHRISHDLNIQAQQALSSVEPLAKARNIQLDYHNDEAVVCRCDAERVHQLLIILLDNAIKYTPEGGKVALSLQRSGEKHDKAIISVQDTGIGISQEDQALIFDRFYRVDPARNRQTEGYGLGLSIARWIVEAHHGTIQVRSTPGEGSCFIVTLPL, encoded by the coding sequence GTGCGCGAGGGCTTGGTTACAAAATGGAAAAATAGACGAGCGGATCAGCTTACTCACAGATCGTCCGATATTTTCAAACAGACACGTGGTCAGCTGACACGCAAATACAGCCTCGTGCTGATTTCTTTTCTGCTGCTGTTTGTCATGATTCTGTACGGCTTGCTGTATGATTTGCTGATTCATGGGCAGCAGGTGTCCCTGCGCGAAACGATAGAGCAAAAAATTCGCACCTTTACTGCATATCGTTCCGCCGACTCGGATGATAGCTTACAAGAGGATATGGAATACTATCTCGTCAATGATATGTATTTAAATGGCAATCTATTCGTCGGTACAGATGGAAGTACGTTGATGGGAAGCTCTGACTTTTCTACTACGCTGAATGCTTTAGTACAGCATGCCCAAGCAAACCAAGTTCCCTTACCGACTCAACGCAATCAACATATTCTACTCACAGGCAAGAAGATTGGATCCACTGAAAAGCAAAATGATCCCGATCTCAACAATCGTGATATACACAAGCACAACGATGATAACGACGAACCTATACAAATGCTGGTAACTGCCGATCCCGTCATAGTCAACGGTCAAATGATTGGCATACTTTATGTAGGACAGGATGTGACCGAGTCATATCGGCAATTTTACAGCTTACTGCTTGGTATCGGGATCACGGTGTTCTTGTTCTGTACGTTGGCGGTTTATTTTAGTAGCCGGATGGCAAAACGGGCGATGATTCCAATCGCTGCTTCCTATGAGCGACAGCGTGCATTTACCGCTGATGCTTCACATGAGCTGCGTACCCCGCTCAGTGTGCTGCTCTCTTCTATCGAGACAATACAGATGGAAGAAGAAGTGACCAGCAACCCGTTCATCAACCGAGTAGTGCAAAATATGAAGCATGAGGTCCAGCGCATGACCCAACTGTCCAGTAGTCTGCTGATGCTAGCACGTTCCGATTCGGGTCATATTCAGCTGCATAGGATCAGTCATGATCTGAATATTCAGGCACAGCAGGCATTATCATCGGTTGAGCCGCTCGCCAAAGCACGAAACATTCAGCTGGATTATCATAACGATGAAGCTGTCGTTTGTCGCTGCGATGCCGAGCGTGTCCATCAGTTGCTGATTATTTTGCTGGATAATGCGATCAAATATACACCAGAAGGCGGAAAAGTCGCGCTGTCTTTGCAGCGCAGCGGTGAAAAGCACGATAAAGCCATTATATCCGTGCAGGATACTGGCATCGGTATATCGCAGGAGGATCAAGCACTGATCTTTGACCGATTTTACCGAGTCGATCCGGCGCGCAATCGCCAAACGGAAGGATATGGTCTAGGTCTGTCGATTGCCCGTTGGATTGTGGAGGCGCATCATGGAACGATTCAGGTACGCAGTACACCCGGGGAAGGAAGCTGTTTCATTGTGACATTGCCACTATAA
- a CDS encoding response regulator transcription factor — MNILLAEDDIRLGELIVHMLQKKAGHAVHWVTTGEDAYEQAVCESYDVLILDRMMPGGDGADVCKRLRHEGYERAILMLTARDALQDRIDGLDAGADDYLVKPFEIGELLARLRALSRRNYAPMQAEEIRIGNLWLNRTCQTISLGSRSVQLTPREFQLFDLLAQNRGFVLKRDVILDRIWGLDADVEPKTIDATVKLLRRKLAELDNKELIQSARGLGYKMEK, encoded by the coding sequence ATGAATATTCTTTTGGCTGAGGATGATATTCGGCTAGGTGAACTGATTGTACACATGCTGCAAAAAAAGGCTGGTCATGCTGTACATTGGGTAACAACCGGCGAAGATGCGTACGAGCAAGCCGTCTGCGAATCATATGACGTTCTCATATTAGATCGAATGATGCCCGGTGGTGACGGAGCAGATGTATGCAAACGACTCCGCCACGAAGGTTATGAGCGCGCGATTCTCATGCTGACCGCGCGTGATGCGCTGCAAGATCGAATCGACGGATTGGATGCAGGAGCAGACGATTATCTCGTAAAGCCGTTTGAAATCGGTGAGTTGCTGGCACGATTACGCGCACTGTCCCGCCGCAATTATGCGCCTATGCAGGCAGAGGAAATCCGTATCGGCAATCTATGGCTAAACCGCACCTGTCAGACCATCTCGCTTGGCTCGCGTTCCGTACAGCTGACGCCGCGCGAATTTCAATTATTTGATTTATTAGCACAAAATCGCGGATTCGTTCTAAAGCGAGACGTGATTCTGGATCGCATCTGGGGGCTTGATGCAGACGTTGAGCCTAAGACGATTGATGCTACGGTCAAGCTACTACGTCGCAAGCTTGCCGAATTAGACAACAAGGAGCTGATCCAGAGTGCGCGAGGGCTTGGTTACAAAATGGAAAAATAG
- a CDS encoding family 16 glycosylhydrolase — translation MNGKKTGLALLSFICSAALIVPWSASSSTASASSSSPWVQIWADDFNGANGTGVDTSKWNQEIGNNNGWGNNELQYYTNSTKNAYMENGSLVLQANKENMQGSAYTSARLTTANKFNVKYGKIEIRAKVPYGKGIWPAAWMLGSDIGSNPWPGSGEIDIMEYVGPVAPNTVYGTIHGPGYSGSNGLSAGYTIGERFSNAFHTYTVEWEPAAIRWYVDGNLYHTRTPVDAGDNTWAFDKPFFLLLNLAVGGNWPGNPDASTTFPQKYQIDYVHVFQRQNGYNIVALKAGANNKYVSAENYGNGALIARSDTVSTWERFEQIDLGNNRIALRSLINGKYVTADNTGTSPLIANKTAIGTWETFELGTTADGKRTLKSLANNLYVTAENGGSGSLIASRSSVDGAWETFELVKQ, via the coding sequence ATGAATGGCAAAAAGACAGGCTTGGCTCTACTCTCATTTATCTGCTCGGCAGCACTAATTGTTCCATGGAGTGCAAGTTCCTCTACGGCATCTGCCTCCTCCTCCAGTCCGTGGGTGCAAATCTGGGCAGACGATTTTAACGGAGCCAACGGCACTGGGGTCGATACTTCCAAATGGAATCAGGAAATCGGCAACAATAACGGCTGGGGCAACAATGAGTTGCAGTATTACACGAACAGCACCAAAAATGCGTATATGGAAAATGGGAGTCTGGTTCTTCAGGCAAACAAGGAAAATATGCAAGGCTCTGCCTACACATCTGCCCGCCTGACCACTGCTAACAAATTCAATGTCAAATACGGCAAAATCGAGATTCGAGCCAAGGTTCCATACGGAAAAGGTATCTGGCCTGCCGCATGGATGTTAGGCAGCGATATTGGCAGCAATCCATGGCCGGGCAGCGGCGAGATCGACATCATGGAATATGTAGGTCCCGTCGCACCGAATACCGTCTATGGTACGATTCATGGACCGGGTTATTCTGGCTCCAACGGCTTGTCCGCTGGCTATACTATCGGCGAACGATTCAGTAATGCCTTCCATACATATACTGTGGAATGGGAACCCGCAGCCATTCGCTGGTATGTTGATGGTAATCTGTATCATACCCGTACACCTGTAGATGCAGGCGACAATACATGGGCTTTTGACAAGCCATTCTTCCTGCTGCTGAATCTAGCAGTCGGTGGTAACTGGCCGGGCAACCCAGATGCTAGCACCACCTTCCCACAAAAATATCAGATCGATTACGTGCATGTGTTCCAGCGTCAAAATGGCTACAATATTGTAGCACTGAAAGCAGGCGCGAATAATAAATATGTCTCCGCTGAAAATTATGGCAACGGTGCGTTGATTGCTCGCTCGGATACGGTGAGCACATGGGAACGCTTTGAGCAGATTGATCTAGGCAACAACCGCATCGCTCTGCGCTCGCTAATCAACGGCAAATATGTGACTGCCGACAATACAGGGACCAGCCCGCTAATTGCCAACAAAACGGCAATCGGTACTTGGGAGACATTTGAACTGGGTACGACCGCAGATGGCAAGCGCACGCTGAAGTCGCTGGCGAATAATCTGTATGTCACTGCCGAGAACGGCGGCAGTGGATCATTGATCGCCAGCCGTAGCAGTGTGGATGGGGCTTGGGAAACATTTGAGTTGGTGAAACAATAA
- a CDS encoding FAD:protein FMN transferase: MYSFQAMSTLFYIAGLEEQDIQRAESWFAFVERHLSRFDPQSELSQLNRQQGYPFYASALLYEAMSQAIQYQQRTDHLFDPFMGQILTRIGYPNQNSLSTATMPIVSLQANEFSNAAHAITQTMNGHQWGDFSYMQSHGRICTLDPILRTVHVHADVSVDLGGIAKGWSAEQYALMMRQQGVASGMVNAGGDLIIWGSNLQDYVVDVADPWSSGQHIASLHMHKDAGVATSSTIKRSWQNGAGHHHHLLDPRTGMPAQSDWVQLTVISDSLTDAEVYAKCVLILGKQQGPAWLRRQCPDAAMIGVTQDGRCLIDGPLDRYVTLTGQGEWMNNE, translated from the coding sequence TTGTATAGCTTTCAAGCTATGAGTACTCTATTTTACATTGCAGGTTTAGAGGAGCAGGATATTCAGCGTGCCGAATCGTGGTTTGCTTTTGTTGAGCGACATTTGAGTCGGTTTGATCCTCAAAGTGAGCTGTCACAGCTCAATCGTCAGCAGGGGTATCCATTTTATGCCTCAGCCTTACTATATGAAGCGATGAGTCAGGCTATACAGTACCAGCAGCGCACGGATCATTTGTTTGATCCTTTTATGGGACAAATATTGACCCGCATTGGTTATCCCAATCAGAATTCGCTTTCGACCGCTACAATGCCTATAGTATCTCTACAGGCGAATGAATTCAGTAACGCTGCTCATGCAATTACACAGACAATGAATGGACATCAGTGGGGAGATTTTTCGTACATGCAGTCCCATGGTCGAATATGCACGCTAGACCCAATATTGCGAACGGTTCATGTTCATGCGGATGTCTCGGTCGACCTAGGTGGCATTGCCAAAGGATGGAGTGCAGAGCAATATGCGCTGATGATGCGTCAGCAGGGGGTGGCAAGTGGCATGGTAAATGCGGGTGGCGATCTGATCATATGGGGAAGTAATCTGCAAGATTATGTAGTGGATGTTGCCGATCCGTGGTCAAGCGGACAGCATATTGCTTCCCTACACATGCACAAGGATGCCGGAGTAGCAACAAGCAGCACGATCAAACGCAGCTGGCAAAATGGAGCTGGACACCATCATCATTTGCTTGATCCTCGTACCGGAATGCCTGCGCAATCGGATTGGGTACAGCTCACCGTCATCAGCGATTCGCTGACCGATGCCGAAGTGTATGCCAAATGTGTGCTTATTCTCGGTAAACAGCAAGGACCGGCGTGGCTGCGCCGACAATGCCCTGATGCCGCTATGATCGGTGTAACGCAGGACGGGCGCTGTCTAATCGACGGACCGCTAGATCGATATGTCACCTTGACGGGACAAGGAGAGTGGATGAATAATGAGTAA
- a CDS encoding ferric reductase-like transmembrane domain-containing protein, protein MSNLWSELGNMINVWYTTRAAGLTAYLLLFVAVSAGMLQGSSFSKGKRKLIISQIHQWCGWFGLLFGMIHGLVLVFDDYIGYSIWQLLIPFATPHERWLTGLGTISFYMLLLIMISSDYMKAFGKKVWRTIHFLALPTYAMALLHGTLLGTDTKSAPIWWMYMITASITGVLLLARIFWFKRKSKSPRPSSSGSATAM, encoded by the coding sequence ATGAGTAATCTGTGGAGTGAGCTGGGCAATATGATCAACGTTTGGTACACAACGCGTGCTGCCGGTTTGACGGCATATCTGCTGCTGTTTGTTGCGGTAAGTGCGGGGATGCTGCAAGGCAGCAGCTTTTCCAAAGGCAAGCGTAAGCTGATCATTAGTCAAATTCATCAATGGTGTGGGTGGTTTGGGCTTTTGTTCGGAATGATTCACGGGCTTGTATTGGTATTTGACGATTATATCGGTTATTCCATCTGGCAACTGCTCATTCCGTTTGCTACGCCGCATGAGCGATGGTTGACTGGATTGGGTACGATATCCTTTTATATGCTACTGCTCATTATGATCAGCTCGGACTATATGAAGGCATTCGGCAAAAAGGTGTGGAGAACGATTCACTTTTTGGCGTTGCCCACTTATGCTATGGCTTTGCTGCATGGGACATTGCTCGGTACAGATACCAAGTCTGCTCCCATCTGGTGGATGTATATGATAACAGCATCGATAACAGGTGTGTTGTTGCTGGCACGAATCTTTTGGTTTAAGCGTAAGTCCAAGTCACCGCGCCCTTCCTCATCCGGCTCAGCGACAGCAATGTGA